Proteins found in one Oryza glaberrima chromosome 4, OglaRS2, whole genome shotgun sequence genomic segment:
- the LOC127771708 gene encoding ABC transporter C family member 4-like produces the protein MPMPATSLPWWLSTTACSPPPPSPSSSFPLSDRLAFLFLSPCPQRVVLGGAVDLAFLLAVVFVAVRARLSRSRRGGIANGDGDGDHAEEEPLLAKPSVVAAVPPPPPRGGLRHAVALAASVFLAAASLVLLVLAVVLLPRTAWLAAECAFLVAQFVAHLAAVGVVVAEKAAARSHPVHLRLFWVGTAALAALFSGSAAARYAAREPILPDDAVAFAGLVMSLPLLYFSVTGSTGLGGAAIPDGEDRSCVPGHAAAATSYATASWLSLATFSWINPLISKGSRAALAADDVPPVAPDDTAEATYALFVSNWPAPPAPGTKAGHPVVTALLRSFWPQFLLTAMLGLAHLSVMYIGPSLVDRFVNFVRRGGELTEGLQLVVVLLAGKAAEALASHHYEFQGQKLGMRIHAALLAAVYRKSLRLSTGARRAHGAGAIVNYMEVDAEEVANVTHELHNLWLMPLEIAVALTLLYTHLGPAVLTAVAAIAVVTVVVALANRRNLEYQFKFLGKRDERMKAITELLNYMRVIKLQGWEETFGGKIRELRDAELGWLAKSMYFMCANTVVLWSGPLAMTVLVFGTCVLTGVMLDAGKVFTATAFFHMLDGPMQSFPEAIASVTQATVSLGRLDRYLLDVELDDTTVERVDDAGINPDGVVVEVRDGVFAWDVRGKRENEEGDDNDDDEGGEEEEKDVEETPVLETVLKGINIEVRRGELAAVVGTVGSGKSSLLSCIMGEMDKVSGKVRVCGSTAYVAQTAWIQNGTIQENILFGQPMDADRYKEVLRSCSLEKDLEMMEFGDQTEIGERGINLSGGQKQRIQLARAVYQNCDIYLLDDVFSAVDAHTGSSIFKECLRGMLKGKTILLVTHQVDFLHNVDNIFVMRDGMIVQSGKYDELLDAGSDFLALVAAHDSSMELVDQSRQVVKTEYSQPKAVARIPSLRSRSIGKGEKVLVAPDIEAATSKIIREEERESGQVSWRVYKLYMTEAWGWWGVVGMLAFAIVWQVTEMASDYWLSYETSGSIPFNPSLFIGVYVAIAAVSIILQVIKSLLETILGLQTAQIFFKKMFDSILHAPMSFFDTTPSGRILSRASSDQTTIDIVLSFFVGLTISMYISVLSTIIVTCQVAWPSIIAVIPLVLLNIWYRNRYLATSRELTRLEGVTKAPVIDHFSETVLGATTIRCFKKDKEFFQENLDRINSSLRMYFHNYAANEWLGFRLELIGTLVLAITAFLMISLPSNFIKKEFVGMSLSYGLSLNSLVYFAISISCMLENDMVAVERVNQFSTLPSEAVWKIEDHLPSPNWPTHGDIDIDDLKVRYRPNTPLILKGITVSISGGEKIGVVGRTGSGKSTLIQALFRLVEPVQGKMIIDGIDICTLGLHDLRSRFGIIPQEPVLFEGTIRSNIDPIGQYSDAEIWRALEGCQLKDVVASKPQKLDALVADSGENWSVGQRQLLCLGRVIMKRTRILFMDEATASVDSQTDATIQKITRQEFSSCTIISIAHRIPTVMDCDRVLVLDAGLVKEFDSPSRLIEQPSLFGAMVEEYANRSSNL, from the exons ATGCCGATGCCGGCCACCTCGCTCCCGTGGTGGCTGTCCACCACCGCGTgctccccgcctccgccgtccccgtcctcctccttccccctctccgaccgcctcgccttcctcttcctctccccatGCCCGCAGCGCGTGGTCCTTGGCggcgccgtcgacctcgccttcctcctcgcgGTGGTGTTCGTCGCCGTCCGCGCTCGCTTGTCGCGCTCCCGGCGTGGGGGCAtcgcgaacggcgacggcgacggggaccacgcggaggaggagccccTGCTCGCGAAGCCGTCTGTGGTGGCTGCGGtgcccccgccgcccccgcgcgggGGGTTGCGGCACGCGGTCGCGCTCGCGGCGTCGGTGTTTCTCGCGGCCGCGTCGCTCGTGCTGCTCGTGCTCGCGGTCGTGCTGCTCCCGAGGACCGCATGGCTCGCCGCGGAGTGCGCGTTCCTCGTGGCGCAGTTCGTGGCGCACCTCGCCGCTGTGGGGGTCGTCgtggcggagaaggcggcggcgcgttctCACCCGGTGCACCTCCGTCTCTTCTGGGTTGGGACTGCGGCTCTCGCGGCGCTCTTCTCCGGTTCCGCGGCTGCGCGCTACGCGGCTCGCGAGCCCATCCTCCCCGACGATGCCGTCGCGTTCGCTGGGCTGGTGATGTCGCTCCCTCTTCTCTACTTCTCCGTCACCGGCTCCACCGGCCTCGGTGGTGCGGCGATTCCCGACGGGGAAGACCGAAGCTGTGTTCCTGgtcacgccgcggcggcgacgtcgtacGCGACGGCGTCGTGGTTGTCGCTCGCGACGTTCAGCTGGATCAACCCGCTCATCTCAAAGGGCTCCAGGGCGGCTCTCGCCGCGGACGATGTCCCGCCCGTGGCGCCAGATGATACCGCCGAGGCGACGTACGCGCTGTTCGTGTCAAACtggcccgcgccgccggcgccggggactAAGGCCGGGCATCCCGTGGTCACCGCACTTCTCCGGTCGTTCTGGCCGCAGTTCTTGCTCACCGCCATGCTCGGCCTGGCGCACCTCTCGGTCATGTATATCGGCCCTTCCCTCGTCGACAGGTTCGTGAATTtcgtccgccgcggcggggagTTGACGGAAGGGCTTCAgctggtcgtcgtcctcctcgccggcaaggcggcggaggcgctggcCTCGCACCACTACGAGTTCCAGGGGCAGAAGCTCGGGATGCGCATCCACGCTGCGCTGCTCGCCGCGGTGTACCGCAAGTCGCTGCGGCTGTccacgggcgcgcggcgcgcgcacggcgccggcgcgatCGTGAACTACATGGAGGTGGACGCCGAGGAGGTGGCCAACGTCACGCACGAGCTCCACAACCTGTGGCTGATGCCGCTGGAGATCGCCGTGGCTCTCACCCTGCTGTACACCCACCTCGGCCCCGCCGTGCTCACCGCAGTCGCCGCGATCGCCGTGGTGACCGTGGTCGTGGCGCTCGCCAACCGCCGCAACCTTGAGTACCAGTTCAAGTTCCTCGGCAAGCGCGACGAGCGCATGAAGGCCATCACCGAGCTGCTCAACTACATGCGCGTGATCAAGCTGCAGGGGTGGGAGGAGACGTTCGGCGGCAAGATCCGCGAGCTCAGGGATGCCGAGCTTGGGTGGCTTGCCAAGTCCATGTACTTCATGTGCGCCAACACCGTCGTGCTCTGGAGCGGCCCGCTCGCCATGACCGTGCTCGTGTTCGGCACCTGCGTGCTGACCGGCGTCATGCTCGACGCCGGCAAGGTGTTCACGGCCACCGCCTTCTTCCACATGCTGGATGGACCAATGCAGAGCTTCCCCGAGGCGATTGCCTCCGTGACGCAGGCGACCGTGTCACTGGGGAGGCTTGACAGGTATCTGCTCGACGTGGAGCTTGATGATACCACGGTGGAGCGTGTTGATGACGCTGGGATTAACCCGGATGGTGTGGTCGTGGAAGTGCGCGATGGCGTGTTTGCATGGGATGTGAGGGGCAAGAGGGAGAATGAAGAGGGCGATGACAACGACGATGATgaaggaggtgaggaggaggagaaagatgTCGAGGAGACGCCTGTTCTGGAGACAGTGCTGAAGGGGATTAACATTGAGGTAAGGAGGGGTGAGCTTGCAGCGGTGGTCGGGACGGTTGGCTCCGGCAAGTCGTCGCTGCTCTCATGTATCATGGGGGAGATGGACAAGGTCTCCGGGAAG GTTAGGGTATGCGGGAGCACTGCATATGTTGCACAGACTGCTTGGATTCAAAATGGCACAATTCAAGAGAACATCTTATTTGGGCAGCCAATGGATGCTGATAGATATAAAGAAGTTCTGCGGTCTTGCAGCCTGGAAAAGGATTTGGAAATGATGGAATTTGGTGACCAGACAGAGATTGGAGAGCGAGGGATCAATCTCAGTGGTGGACAAAAACAACGTATTCAGCTTGCCAGGGCAGTTTATCAAAATTGTGATATATATCTCCTTGATGATGTCTTCAGTGCAGTTGATGCACATACTGGCTCAAGCATTTTTAAG GAATGTCTGAGAGGCATGCTCAAAGGAAAGACCATCTTACTTGTAACTCACCAAGTGGATTTCTTGCATAATGTGGATAACATATTT GTCATGAGAGATGGCATGATTGTGCAGTCAGGGAAATATGATGAGTTACTAGATGCTGGCTCAGATTTCTTAGCTCTTGTTGCTGCTCATGATAGTTCAATGGAACTGGTGGATCAAAGTCGACAAGTTGTCAAAACTGAATATTCTCAGCCTAAGGCGGTAGCCAGAATTCCTTCTCTTCGCTCTAGATCCATTGGAAAGGGTGAGAAGGTACTTGTTGCACCTGATATAGAAGCAGCTACTTCTAAAATTATACGAGAAGAGGAAAGAGAAAGTGGTCAAGTAAGTTGGCGTGTGTACAAGTTATATATGACAGAGGCTTGGGGTTGGTGGGGGGTTGTCGGCATGCTTGCTTTTGCAATTGTGTGGCAAGTTACTGAAATGGCTAGTGACTATTGGCTGTCATATGAAACATCAGGCAGCATTCCATTTAATCCATCTCTATTTATTGGAGTGTATGTTGCTATAGCTGCTGTTTCAATTATCCTTCAAGTAATCAAGAGTCTTCTTGAGACAATATTGGGACTTCAGACTGCTCAGATCTTTTTCAAGAAGATGTTTGACAGTATTTTGCATGCCCCAATGTCATTTTTTGATACCACACCTTCAGGGAGGATTCTCAGTCGG GCATCATCGGACCAAACAACCATTGATATTGTGCTGTCCTTTTTTGTTGGTCTGACAATTTCAATGTACATTTCAGTATTAAGTACCATAATTGTTACTTGTCAGGTTGCCTGGCCATCGATTATAGCTGTAATTCCACTTGTACTATTGAACATTTGGTACAGG AATCGCTATCTTGCAACTTCTCGGGAGCTAACTAGACTTGAAGGAGTAACAAAGGCACCAGTAATTGATCACTTTTCAGAGACTGTTCTAGGTGCTACAACCATCAGATGCTTCAAGAAGGACAAagaatttttccaagaaaatTTGGACAGAATCAATTCAAGTTTGCGCATGTACTTCCACAATTATGCAGCAAATGAATGGCTTGGGTTCCGTCTGGAGTTGATTGGGACACTCGTATTGGCAATAACTGCTTTCCTTATGATTAGTCTGCCTAGCAATTTTATCAAGAAAG AATTTGTTGGCATGTCTCTTTCATATGGCCTTTCCCTCAATTCTCTAGTGTATTTTGCAATATCCATTAGCTGTATGTTGGAAAATGATATGGTTGCTGTGGAGAGGGTTAATCAGTTCAGTACCCTTCCTTCTGAGGCAGTGTGGAAGATAGAAGACCATCTTCCTTCTCCAAATTGGCCCACTCATGGTGATATTGACATCGATGATTTAAAG GTTAGGTACCGACCGAATACACCTCTAATTTTGAAAGGCATAACTGTAAGCATTAGTGGTGGTGAAAAGATAGGAGTTGTTGGAAGAACAGGCAGTGGAAAATCAACTTTGATCCAAGCATTGTTCAGACTTGTAGAGCCTGTGCAGGGGAAAATGATCATTGATGGAATAGACATATGCACATTGGGTCTGCATGATCTGAGGTCCCGCTTTGGCATTATTCCCCAAGAACCAGTTCTCTTTGAAGGAACAATTCGAAGCAACATTGATCCAATTGGGCAGTATTCAGATGCTGAGATATGGCGG GCTCTGGAGGGCTGCCAACTGAAAGATGTAGTTGCTTCAAAACCTCAAAAACTTGATGCTCTAG TGGCTGATAGTGGGGAGAACTGGAGTGTAGGCCAAAGGCAGCTTCTTTGTCTTGGCCGCGTCATAATGAAGCGGACTCGAATATTATTTATGGATGAGGCAACTGCTTCAGTTGATTCTCAAACTGATGCCACGATACAGAAGATCACACGGCAAGAATTTTCTTCATGTACAATAATTAGCATTGCACACAGAATACCAACAGTCATGGATTGTGATAGAGTTCTGGTGCTGGATGCAG GTCTGGTAAAAGAATTTGATTCACCCTCAAGATTGATTGAGCAGCCATCCCTGTTTGGTGCGATGGTTGAGGAATACGCCAATCGCTCATCCAACCTGTAA